In a single window of the Flavobacterium ammoniigenes genome:
- a CDS encoding TonB-dependent receptor plug domain-containing protein, with the protein MKKYSLLLLLFNLTCLFAQEKTTSEAQELKEVQIVGSRNTKRTVVNSAVPIDVINVKDVTTQSGKLEINELLQYVAPSFNANKQSGSDGADHVDPASLRGMGPDQTLVLINGKRRHQSSLINLFGTKGRGNTGTDLNAIPASAIKRIEILRDGAAAQYGSDAIAGVINIVLNDNINQVTGAVTYGAYNTNAQGEFDPGTANTKNNFLDETGFGNTLGQKRNFDGQSLKVAANYGVAVGKKGGIANFTAEYLNKEKTLRPGFDFRKGFGEAAIQGLNLFGNLVLPISDKTEFYAFGGRNFRDTDAYAFTRNGGERVVESIYPGGYTPRITSEIVDNSIATGIRTKYASGWKMDLSNTFGKNLFHYYIKGTINASLVGNSPTEFNAGGHSLSQNTTNLDFSKNYDSVLNGMNLAFGAEFRTEQFSIFAGEEGSYATYDTAGRPITNPATQTAPTDPISGELRPGGSQGFPGYSPANEVKKNRNNVSLYTDAEFDVTDNLLVSTAVRFENYSDFGSTLNGKLAARLKATDNVNFRGSLSTGFRAPSLAQVYYNLRFTNFSSGGATEVILSSNDSPVTQAFGINKLNEEKAVNGSLGVTASFGAFTATVDGYFINVKDRIVLTGYFDASALNLGVSAAQFFTNGVDTKTAGVDVVLAWKKKFGDSNFAATLVGNINHMKIGDVKNGTLDKETFFGEREKAFLLASAPANKFGLNLNYDKKWFNAGLAFTRFSKVELLDYQMYEDVADYGSFADQIKAATDTYSAKIVTDLTLGFKLNKASKLSIGANNLFNIYPDQQDDWVEAGGYWDAVQMGFSGAYYYARLGFTF; encoded by the coding sequence ATGAAAAAGTACAGCTTACTTTTATTGTTATTTAATTTGACTTGTCTTTTTGCTCAGGAAAAAACAACTTCTGAAGCACAAGAATTAAAAGAAGTTCAAATTGTAGGTTCAAGAAATACAAAACGAACAGTAGTAAATTCTGCTGTACCTATTGACGTAATCAACGTTAAAGACGTGACCACTCAAAGTGGAAAATTAGAAATCAACGAATTATTACAATACGTTGCTCCTTCATTTAATGCCAACAAACAATCGGGTTCTGATGGAGCCGATCACGTAGATCCTGCTTCTTTAAGAGGTATGGGACCTGACCAAACTTTAGTTTTAATTAATGGTAAAAGAAGACACCAATCGTCTTTGATCAATTTATTTGGAACAAAAGGTCGTGGAAATACTGGGACTGATTTAAATGCTATTCCTGCATCTGCAATCAAAAGAATTGAAATCTTAAGAGACGGTGCTGCTGCACAATACGGTTCAGATGCTATTGCTGGGGTAATTAATATTGTTTTAAACGACAATATTAACCAAGTAACCGGAGCGGTAACCTACGGAGCTTACAACACAAATGCTCAAGGTGAGTTTGACCCAGGAACTGCCAATACCAAAAACAATTTCTTAGACGAAACTGGTTTTGGAAACACACTAGGTCAAAAAAGAAATTTTGATGGACAATCCTTAAAAGTTGCTGCTAACTATGGTGTTGCCGTAGGTAAAAAAGGAGGGATTGCTAACTTCACTGCTGAATACTTAAACAAAGAAAAGACATTGCGTCCAGGATTTGATTTCAGAAAAGGTTTTGGTGAAGCGGCTATTCAAGGATTGAATCTTTTTGGAAATTTAGTTTTACCAATTTCTGACAAAACGGAATTCTATGCATTCGGGGGAAGAAACTTTAGAGATACTGATGCGTATGCTTTTACAAGAAATGGTGGAGAAAGAGTAGTTGAATCCATCTATCCTGGTGGATATACGCCAAGAATTACTTCAGAGATTGTAGATAATTCTATCGCAACCGGTATCAGAACTAAATATGCCTCTGGATGGAAAATGGATTTGAGTAATACCTTCGGAAAAAACCTTTTCCATTATTATATTAAAGGAACTATCAATGCCTCGTTAGTAGGAAATTCTCCAACAGAATTTAATGCAGGTGGACATAGTTTAAGTCAAAACACTACCAACTTAGATTTTTCTAAAAACTACGATTCAGTTTTAAACGGAATGAACTTGGCCTTTGGAGCAGAATTTAGAACAGAGCAATTCAGCATCTTTGCTGGAGAAGAAGGTTCTTATGCTACTTATGATACAGCTGGAAGACCAATTACCAATCCAGCAACTCAAACCGCACCAACAGACCCTATTTCTGGCGAATTACGTCCAGGTGGTTCTCAAGGATTTCCAGGATATAGCCCTGCTAACGAAGTGAAGAAAAACCGTAACAACGTATCTTTATATACGGATGCCGAATTTGATGTAACTGACAATTTGTTAGTGAGTACTGCAGTTCGTTTTGAAAACTACAGCGATTTTGGAAGTACACTTAATGGAAAATTAGCTGCGCGTTTGAAAGCAACTGATAATGTCAATTTCAGAGGATCGTTAAGCACAGGATTTAGAGCGCCTTCATTGGCTCAAGTATACTATAACTTACGTTTTACTAATTTTAGTTCAGGTGGGGCTACTGAGGTTATTTTATCTTCAAATGACAGTCCAGTAACTCAGGCTTTTGGAATTAATAAATTAAACGAAGAGAAAGCAGTAAACGGATCTTTGGGAGTAACAGCTAGTTTTGGTGCTTTCACTGCAACAGTTGACGGATATTTTATTAACGTAAAAGACCGTATCGTTTTGACTGGATACTTTGATGCTTCTGCATTGAACCTTGGTGTTTCTGCTGCACAATTCTTTACAAATGGAGTAGATACTAAAACTGCTGGTGTAGATGTAGTATTGGCTTGGAAAAAGAAATTTGGAGACAGTAATTTTGCTGCTACCTTAGTTGGAAACATCAACCACATGAAAATTGGTGATGTGAAAAATGGCACTTTAGACAAAGAAACTTTCTTTGGAGAAAGAGAAAAAGCGTTTTTATTAGCTTCGGCTCCAGCCAATAAATTTGGATTAAATCTTAACTATGATAAAAAATGGTTCAATGCTGGTTTAGCGTTTACCCGTTTTAGCAAAGTAGAATTATTAGACTACCAAATGTATGAAGACGTAGCTGATTACGGTAGTTTTGCCGATCAAATAAAAGCAGCAACAGATACGTATAGTGCAAAAATTGTAACTGATTTAACTTTAGGATTCAAATTAAATAAAGCTTCTAAATTAAGTATAGGTGCTAATAACTTATTCAACATCTATCCTGATCAACAAGATGACTGGGTAGAAGCTGGTGGATATTGGGATGCTGTTCAAATGGGATTCAGCGGAGCTTATTACTATGCTAGATTAGGATTTACATTCTAA
- a CDS encoding 4Fe-4S dicluster domain-containing protein, producing the protein MAIIITDECINCGACEPECPNTAIYEGADDWRYKDGTKLSGKVILPDGTEVDSDAAQTPISDDVYYIVPGKCTECKGFHDEPQCAAVCPVDCCIPDDNHVESEETLLNRQAFLHNE; encoded by the coding sequence ATGGCAATTATAATTACAGACGAATGTATCAATTGTGGGGCTTGTGAGCCAGAATGTCCAAATACTGCAATTTACGAAGGAGCTGATGACTGGAGATACAAAGATGGAACTAAACTATCGGGTAAAGTAATTTTGCCGGATGGTACTGAGGTAGATTCCGATGCAGCTCAAACTCCGATTTCTGATGATGTATATTACATCGTTCCCGGAAAATGTACGGAATGTAAAGGATTTCATGATGAGCCACAATGTGCAGCTGTTTGTCCAGTAGATTGTTGTATTCCAGATGATAATCATGTAGAGTCAGAAGAAACCTTGTTGAACAGACAAGCATTCTTACATAACGAATAG
- a CDS encoding acyl-CoA reductase, with protein sequence MDLETKKNVFVTLGRFLNQFAENNSNQDLSVPNNDLFFEEFEQLIQLSQSHNGWYTPEQVYFSIQSWAKALTKENLDQWTSSYDFTIAESKTIALILAGNIPLVGFHDFISVLISGHNVLVKTSSNDQHLLPFLAKYLITLEPQLAQKITFVEGKLENFDAVIATGSNNTARYFEYYFKDKPSIIRKNRNSVAVLNGQETKEQLIALGEDIFRYFGLGCRNVSKLFVPKGYSFDAFFEAIFEYQDVIHYEKYANNYDYNKAVFLMSNYKLLDNGFLTLKEDSSHASPISSVFYEYYDSLAEIEKRLKTEAETIQCIVSNNLVQNSITFGQTQRPQLWDYADHVDTISFSLTIN encoded by the coding sequence ATGGACTTAGAAACAAAAAAAAATGTTTTTGTTACATTAGGACGCTTTTTAAATCAGTTCGCAGAAAATAATTCTAACCAGGATTTGAGCGTACCCAATAATGATTTGTTTTTTGAAGAATTTGAACAATTAATTCAATTATCCCAATCACACAATGGGTGGTATACTCCGGAACAAGTCTACTTCTCTATCCAATCTTGGGCAAAAGCCTTAACAAAAGAAAACCTAGATCAATGGACTTCGTCTTATGATTTTACTATAGCTGAATCCAAAACAATTGCTTTAATTTTAGCAGGAAATATTCCCTTAGTTGGATTTCACGATTTTATTTCTGTTTTAATTTCAGGACATAATGTATTGGTTAAAACATCATCTAACGACCAGCACTTATTGCCTTTTTTAGCCAAATACCTCATAACTCTTGAACCCCAATTAGCCCAAAAAATAACTTTTGTGGAAGGTAAATTAGAGAATTTTGATGCCGTTATTGCTACTGGAAGCAACAATACAGCCCGTTATTTTGAATATTATTTCAAAGACAAGCCTTCTATTATTAGAAAAAACAGAAATTCAGTTGCCGTACTAAACGGTCAAGAAACCAAAGAACAACTCATCGCTTTGGGCGAAGATATTTTTAGATATTTTGGATTGGGTTGCCGCAATGTTTCCAAACTTTTTGTACCCAAAGGCTATTCGTTTGATGCTTTTTTCGAAGCCATTTTTGAATACCAAGACGTGATTCATTATGAAAAATATGCCAATAATTACGATTACAACAAGGCTGTTTTTTTAATGAGTAACTACAAATTATTGGACAATGGCTTTTTAACTTTAAAAGAAGACTCCAGTCATGCCTCTCCTATTTCTAGCGTGTTTTACGAATACTATGATTCCCTTGCCGAAATAGAAAAAAGACTAAAAACTGAAGCTGAAACTATTCAATGTATTGTAAGCAATAATTTAGTACAAAATAGCATCACATTTGGACAAACACAACGCCCTCAATTATGGGATTATGCAGACCATGTGGATACTATTTCGTTTTCGTTAACAATAAACTAA
- the serC gene encoding 3-phosphoserine/phosphohydroxythreonine transaminase: protein MKKHNYSAGPCILPQEVFEKSAQAILDFNNSGLSILEISHRSKDFVAVMDEARALALELLGLEGKGYQALFLAGGASLEFLMVPYNLMKENGKAAYLDSGTWASAAIKEAKYFGETVVVASSKEQNYNNVPKGYSIPADADYFHCTSNNTIFGTQMKELPTTNVPVVCDMSSDIFSRQLDFTKFDIIYAGAQKNMGPAGTTLVVIKEEILGKNGREIPSMLDYAKHIKAESMYNTPPVFPVYASLLTLQWLKKLGGIAAIEKINNAKAELLYNEIDRNPLFKGAAAVEDRSNMNATFLLNNPEHAPIFDTMWKEAGISGLPGHRSVGGYRASMYNAMPIESVQVLVDVMQALEKAV from the coding sequence ATGAAAAAACACAACTACAGCGCAGGACCTTGTATTTTACCACAAGAAGTTTTTGAAAAATCAGCTCAAGCTATTTTGGATTTCAACAATTCCGGTTTATCTATTTTAGAAATATCGCACAGAAGCAAAGATTTTGTTGCGGTAATGGATGAAGCAAGAGCGTTGGCACTAGAATTATTAGGATTAGAAGGCAAAGGTTACCAAGCCCTTTTTCTTGCTGGTGGTGCTAGTTTGGAGTTTTTAATGGTTCCTTATAACTTGATGAAAGAAAACGGTAAAGCCGCTTATTTAGATTCTGGAACTTGGGCATCAGCCGCAATTAAAGAAGCTAAATATTTTGGAGAAACTGTTGTTGTAGCTTCATCTAAAGAACAAAATTACAATAACGTACCAAAAGGATATTCGATTCCTGCTGATGCCGATTATTTCCACTGTACAAGTAACAATACTATTTTTGGAACTCAAATGAAAGAATTGCCAACTACTAATGTACCTGTAGTTTGCGATATGAGTTCGGATATTTTCTCACGTCAATTGGACTTTACTAAATTTGACATTATCTATGCTGGGGCTCAAAAAAATATGGGACCTGCAGGAACTACTTTAGTAGTGATCAAAGAAGAAATTTTAGGTAAAAACGGAAGAGAAATTCCAAGTATGTTAGATTACGCTAAACACATTAAAGCAGAAAGTATGTATAATACACCTCCTGTTTTCCCAGTGTACGCCTCTTTATTAACCTTACAATGGTTGAAAAAATTAGGCGGAATTGCAGCTATCGAAAAAATCAACAATGCTAAAGCAGAATTACTTTACAACGAAATAGATAGAAACCCATTATTCAAAGGTGCTGCTGCCGTAGAAGATCGTTCGAATATGAATGCAACTTTCTTATTGAATAACCCAGAACACGCTCCGATTTTTGATACTATGTGGAAAGAAGCGGGTATTTCTGGATTGCCAGGACACCGTTCAGTGGGAGGCTACAGAGCGTCTATGTACAATGCAATGCCAATTGAAAGCGTACAAGTTTTAGTTGACGTAATGCAAGCTTTAGAAAAAGCAGTTTAA
- a CDS encoding D-2-hydroxyacid dehydrogenase, with protein MKVLANDGISKSGIQALEKGGYEVITTKVAQEQVANFINENNVSVILVRSATKVRKDIIDACPGIKIIGRGGVGMDNIDVDYAKSKGINVINTPASSSESVAELVFGHLFNGVRFLHDSNRNMPLEGDANFEGLKKAYANGTELRGKTLGIVGIGRIGQATAKMALGLGMKVIAADSFIEKVDVKVEFFDGQSITTTIVSQSLESLFKEADFISLHVPAQNGYIISKAELAIMKDGVGIVNCARGGVIDEIALIEALDSGKVGFAGLDVFESEPKPEIKILMHPKISLTPHIGAATGEAQDRIGTELAQQIISILG; from the coding sequence ATGAAAGTATTAGCAAATGACGGAATTTCTAAAAGCGGAATTCAAGCTTTAGAAAAAGGCGGATATGAAGTGATTACTACAAAAGTAGCGCAAGAACAAGTGGCTAACTTTATTAACGAAAATAACGTAAGCGTTATTTTGGTAAGAAGCGCAACTAAAGTTCGTAAAGATATTATCGATGCTTGTCCTGGTATCAAAATCATCGGTCGTGGTGGGGTTGGTATGGACAATATTGATGTTGACTATGCTAAAAGTAAAGGAATCAACGTAATCAACACACCAGCTTCTTCATCAGAATCAGTTGCTGAGTTGGTTTTTGGTCACTTATTTAACGGAGTTCGTTTCTTACACGATTCTAACAGAAACATGCCTTTAGAAGGCGATGCTAACTTTGAAGGATTGAAAAAAGCCTACGCTAACGGAACTGAATTAAGAGGTAAAACTTTAGGAATTGTAGGAATTGGTCGTATTGGTCAAGCTACTGCGAAAATGGCGCTTGGTCTTGGAATGAAAGTGATTGCAGCGGATAGTTTTATTGAAAAAGTAGATGTGAAAGTAGAATTCTTTGACGGACAATCAATCACTACAACTATTGTATCACAATCGTTAGAATCATTGTTCAAAGAAGCTGATTTCATTTCATTACACGTTCCAGCTCAAAACGGATATATCATTTCAAAAGCTGAATTGGCAATTATGAAAGACGGTGTAGGTATCGTAAACTGTGCTCGTGGTGGAGTAATTGACGAAATTGCTTTAATAGAAGCTTTAGACAGCGGAAAAGTTGGTTTCGCTGGATTGGACGTTTTTGAAAGCGAACCAAAACCAGAAATCAAAATCCTTATGCATCCAAAAATCTCTTTGACACCTCACATTGGAGCAGCAACAGGAGAAGCACAAGATAGAATTGGAACAGAATTAGCACAACAAATCATTAGTATTTTAGGTTAA